The following are from one region of the Pectobacterium actinidiae genome:
- the yccA gene encoding FtsH protease modulator YccA: protein MDRIVVSSTRESSLLSTHKVLRNTYFLLSLTLGFSAVTATASTVLNLPAPGLILMLVGFYGLMFLTHKLANSPAGILAAFALTGFMGYTLGPILSSLISSGAGDIVMLALGGTAAVFFCCSAYVLTTRKDMSFLSGMMMAGFVVLVVAVIANLFLQIPALHLAISALFILFSAGAILWETSNIIHGGETNYIRATVSLYVAIYNIFVSLLSILGIMRND from the coding sequence ATGGATCGTATTGTTGTTTCTTCTACCCGTGAAAGCTCGCTGCTCAGCACTCATAAAGTGCTGCGCAATACCTATTTCCTATTGTCGCTGACACTGGGCTTTTCTGCCGTTACCGCAACGGCAAGTACTGTACTTAACCTGCCCGCTCCTGGCTTAATTCTAATGCTGGTTGGTTTTTATGGTCTGATGTTCCTGACGCACAAACTGGCGAACAGCCCTGCCGGTATTCTGGCAGCGTTCGCACTGACCGGATTTATGGGTTACACGCTGGGCCCGATTTTAAGCTCGTTGATTTCTTCCGGCGCAGGCGACATTGTCATGTTAGCGTTGGGCGGTACAGCGGCGGTGTTCTTCTGCTGTTCAGCCTATGTCTTAACGACACGTAAGGATATGTCCTTCCTGTCAGGCATGATGATGGCAGGGTTCGTTGTTCTGGTTGTTGCCGTCATCGCCAATCTGTTCCTACAGATTCCGGCCTTGCATCTGGCGATCAGCGCCCTGTTTATTTTGTTCTCTGCGGGTGCCATTCTGTGGGAAACCAGTAACATCATTCATGGTGGTGAAACCAACTACATCCGGGCGACGGTTAGCCTGTATGTCGCGATATATAATATCTTCGTTAGCCTGTTGAGCATTCTGGGCATCATGCGTAACGACTAA
- the hspQ gene encoding heat shock protein HspQ: MIICKFGIGQQIRHRLLGFPGVVIDIDPEYSLDTPTWEEISGNDTPRSEPWYHVVMEDDEGQPIHTYLAEAQLMKEELSEHEHSSLNELAEVIQRRAPQLRH, from the coding sequence ATGATCATCTGCAAATTTGGTATCGGACAACAGATTCGTCATAGACTACTGGGGTTTCCAGGGGTCGTTATCGATATCGATCCCGAATACTCATTAGACACACCTACCTGGGAAGAAATTAGCGGCAATGATACGCCACGCTCCGAACCGTGGTACCACGTTGTCATGGAAGATGATGAAGGCCAACCGATCCATACGTACCTGGCAGAGGCGCAGTTGATGAAGGAAGAGCTTTCTGAGCACGAACACTCTTCGCTGAACGAATTAGCTGAGGTCATTCAGCGCCGTGCGCCGCAGCTGCGCCATTAA
- the yccX gene encoding acylphosphatase, giving the protein MTTIATVAYVYGVVQGVGFRYSTQHQARQLGLNGYARNCDDGSVEVLASGEAHAVDALIEWLKQGGPRSARVDKVLIEPHGKTDYEGFTIRY; this is encoded by the coding sequence ATGACAACGATAGCGACTGTCGCCTATGTCTATGGTGTGGTTCAGGGCGTTGGATTTCGTTACAGCACGCAGCATCAGGCTAGGCAGCTTGGCCTCAATGGCTATGCGCGCAATTGTGATGATGGCAGCGTGGAGGTGCTCGCAAGCGGTGAAGCTCATGCGGTAGATGCGTTGATCGAGTGGCTGAAGCAAGGAGGCCCACGAAGCGCCAGAGTTGATAAGGTGCTTATTGAGCCACATGGCAAGACGGACTATGAAGGTTTTACGATCCGCTATTGA
- the tusE gene encoding sulfurtransferase TusE: protein MLEFEGRTIATDAQGYLMDSTAWSEALAHMLAEQEGIVLTEPHWEVVRFVRNFYQEFNTSPAIRMLVKAMAQKYGEEKGNSRYLYKLFPKGPAKQATKIAGLPKPVKCI from the coding sequence ATGTTGGAGTTTGAAGGGCGAACAATCGCAACTGACGCGCAAGGTTACCTTATGGATAGCACCGCGTGGAGTGAAGCCTTGGCTCACATGTTAGCGGAACAGGAAGGCATCGTATTGACTGAGCCGCATTGGGAAGTCGTGCGGTTTGTGCGAAATTTTTATCAGGAGTTCAATACATCGCCCGCGATACGCATGTTGGTTAAGGCGATGGCGCAAAAGTATGGTGAGGAGAAAGGAAATAGCCGCTACCTGTATAAACTCTTTCCTAAAGGGCCAGCCAAGCAGGCAACGAAAATCGCCGGCTTACCCAAACCGGTGAAATGCATCTAG
- a CDS encoding biofilm/acid-resistance regulator YmgB/AriR: MHPEVSQNELPTSGGLGLDSQVSDTEMLGNIVEEIIQSGHSVSNKAIIAKLVHKIETEANTAFQEKYRSLLELVVYKTQDDFLI, translated from the coding sequence ATGCATCCAGAGGTGTCGCAAAACGAGCTCCCAACATCTGGTGGCCTCGGCCTTGATTCTCAGGTCAGTGATACGGAAATGCTCGGTAACATTGTGGAAGAAATCATTCAATCTGGTCATTCCGTTAGCAACAAGGCTATCATCGCTAAATTAGTCCACAAGATTGAAACAGAGGCCAATACTGCCTTTCAGGAAAAATATCGTTCTTTGCTAGAACTGGTGGTTTATAAAACGCAAGATGACTTCCTGATTTAA
- a CDS encoding NUDIX hydrolase: protein MQKIRAKAVCLFRHNGKILLAEGHDPIKDEHYVLPLGGGIDFGELSQAAAEREVQEEISAATKDFSLLGVSENIFSYNGKPGHEIVFVYEARFQDESLYQQDIIHGIETNGVPIITRWFDIDLLRSGEIKFYPHGIVDMI from the coding sequence ATGCAAAAGATCAGAGCAAAAGCCGTTTGTCTTTTCCGCCATAATGGCAAGATTCTGTTAGCAGAAGGGCATGACCCGATAAAAGATGAGCATTATGTGTTGCCGCTCGGAGGCGGCATCGATTTTGGCGAGCTGTCGCAGGCGGCGGCGGAGAGGGAGGTTCAGGAGGAAATCAGTGCTGCGACCAAGGATTTTTCGCTATTGGGCGTTTCAGAGAATATTTTCTCCTACAATGGCAAGCCAGGTCATGAGATTGTCTTTGTTTATGAGGCTCGTTTTCAGGATGAGTCGCTTTATCAACAAGATATCATTCATGGTATAGAGACAAACGGTGTTCCGATCATCACCCGCTGGTTTGATATTGATTTACTGCGTTCAGGGGAAATCAAGTTTTATCCTCATGGTATAGTGGACATGATCTAG